The Arcobacter sp. LA11 genome includes a region encoding these proteins:
- a CDS encoding ATP-binding protein, which translates to MKALKTNSSDDLKQNDDRFSLVMKGINDGLWDWNLLTNEVYYSAKWKSMLGYKEHELENCFETWENLVDSEDKIRALEKVQDCLDNDLEEFELEMKMNHKNGSKVIVLSRGFFIKDETSGESIRLIGTHIDITERKKSEEFIHQTNSILEMIAIGKPASNVYDAIALMYENRHPGMRCSLLELEDGKLLHGGAPSIPEEYCNAVHGLEIGPAVGSCGTSTYTGKRVLVENIETDPKWENIKKAALPHGMRSCWSEPIIDSTGKVLGAFGMYYDYPALPTQEESNDLLSAARLTSIVMERDQSQKRIYKDQEFIAEQSKLASMGEMIGNIAHQWRQPLSVITTIASGFKLEDEHGIVNPDNISSNMNEIIKQANYLSHTVDDFRSFIKNSKNKEPLSLVSVLESSLTILDASLKNNYVKVVSEFTVDIKIQGLKNELTQAFINIITNAKDALVENISDEEDRYIFVSTKEIDSCLMIEIKDTGFGIDENIINRIFEPYFTTKHKSIGTGIGLSMAHQIITKRHDGHISIINTEFSYDNKKYKGACFRIYLS; encoded by the coding sequence ATGAAAGCGCTTAAAACTAACAGTTCTGATGATTTAAAACAAAATGATGATCGTTTTTCTCTTGTTATGAAGGGGATTAATGATGGTCTTTGGGATTGGAACTTACTTACAAATGAAGTTTATTACTCTGCAAAATGGAAAAGTATGCTTGGGTATAAAGAACATGAACTAGAAAATTGTTTTGAGACTTGGGAAAATTTAGTAGATTCAGAAGATAAAATTCGTGCTCTAGAAAAGGTTCAAGATTGTTTAGATAACGATTTAGAAGAATTTGAATTAGAAATGAAAATGAATCATAAAAATGGTTCAAAAGTTATTGTTTTATCTAGAGGTTTTTTTATTAAAGATGAAACTAGTGGAGAATCAATACGTTTAATTGGCACTCATATTGATATAACAGAAAGAAAAAAATCAGAAGAGTTTATTCATCAAACTAATTCCATCTTAGAAATGATTGCAATTGGCAAACCTGCTTCAAATGTTTATGATGCAATAGCTCTAATGTATGAGAACCGTCATCCAGGAATGAGATGTTCACTCTTAGAACTTGAAGATGGGAAACTTTTACATGGTGGAGCACCAAGTATACCTGAAGAGTATTGTAATGCAGTTCATGGCCTAGAAATTGGTCCTGCTGTTGGTTCTTGTGGTACTTCAACTTACACAGGGAAACGAGTTCTTGTAGAAAATATTGAAACAGATCCAAAATGGGAAAATATAAAAAAAGCGGCACTTCCACATGGTATGAGATCTTGCTGGTCTGAGCCAATAATTGATTCAACGGGGAAAGTTTTAGGTGCTTTTGGTATGTACTATGATTATCCAGCTTTACCTACACAAGAAGAGTCAAATGATCTTTTATCTGCTGCAAGACTTACTAGCATTGTAATGGAACGTGACCAATCACAAAAACGTATCTATAAAGACCAAGAATTTATTGCTGAACAAAGTAAGTTAGCATCAATGGGTGAAATGATAGGAAATATAGCTCATCAGTGGCGACAACCTCTTAGTGTGATAACTACAATTGCAAGTGGCTTTAAATTAGAAGATGAACATGGTATTGTAAACCCTGATAATATTTCATCTAATATGAATGAAATTATAAAGCAAGCTAATTATTTATCCCATACAGTTGATGATTTTAGGTCATTTATTAAAAACTCTAAAAATAAAGAGCCTTTATCTTTAGTAAGTGTATTAGAGAGTAGTTTGACAATATTAGATGCATCTTTAAAAAACAACTACGTTAAAGTTGTATCAGAGTTTACTGTTGATATTAAAATACAAGGTCTAAAAAATGAGCTTACACAAGCTTTTATAAATATAATAACTAACGCAAAAGATGCCCTTGTGGAAAATATTTCAGATGAAGAAGACAGATATATTTTTGTTTCAACAAAAGAGATTGACAGTTGTCTAATGATTGAAATAAAAGATACTGGATTTGGAATTGATGAAAATATAATAAATAGAATCTTTGAACCATATTTTACTACAAAACATAAATCAATAGGTACTGGAATAGGTCTTTCTATGGCTCATCAGATTATTACAAAAAGACATGATGGACATATTAGTATAATAAATACAGAATTTAGTTATGACAATAAAAAATATAAAGGTGCTTGCTTTAGAATATATTTGAGTTAA
- a CDS encoding aldo/keto reductase, with the protein MKYNYIGKSGLRVTPICLGTMTFGTTTSKEEAFKILDKAYDKGINFYDTAEIYPVPPKASYEGTTEKIVGEWLKTKPRESIILATKVAGASSGWFVPCTRHGLTAIDSFHIKTAIEGSLKRLGTDYIDLYQMHWPDIIVPIEESMKAFDELVQEGKVRYLGTSNDNAYGLTKANEVSKYKDLARFESIQNNFSLLNPRFHDELANVCRRENISLLPYSPIGGGVLSGKYNSGLYPEGSRFGLYMENSSARVRAMADRFVNDKTIGATTRYIKLAEEYGISPVTLAVAYSKHFDFVASTIIGARQLSQLDESLAALNFELDDELIKNIEEIQKDILYPMG; encoded by the coding sequence ATGAAATATAACTATATTGGAAAAAGTGGACTTAGAGTTACTCCTATTTGTTTAGGAACTATGACATTTGGAACTACGACTTCTAAAGAAGAAGCCTTTAAAATATTAGATAAAGCCTATGATAAAGGAATAAATTTTTATGATACAGCTGAAATCTACCCTGTGCCTCCAAAAGCTTCATATGAAGGAACAACTGAGAAAATAGTAGGAGAGTGGTTAAAAACAAAACCTAGAGAATCTATTATATTAGCTACAAAAGTAGCAGGTGCTTCATCTGGTTGGTTTGTACCATGTACAAGACATGGACTTACTGCTATTGATTCTTTCCATATAAAAACAGCAATTGAAGGTAGTTTGAAAAGACTAGGAACTGATTATATAGATTTATATCAAATGCACTGGCCTGATATTATTGTTCCTATAGAAGAGAGTATGAAAGCTTTTGATGAACTAGTACAAGAAGGAAAAGTTAGATACCTTGGAACATCAAATGATAATGCTTATGGACTTACAAAAGCAAATGAAGTATCAAAGTATAAGGATTTAGCAAGATTTGAATCTATACAAAATAATTTCTCTCTTTTAAATCCAAGATTTCATGATGAACTAGCAAATGTTTGTAGAAGAGAAAACATTTCACTTCTTCCTTATTCTCCAATTGGTGGAGGAGTTTTATCTGGAAAATATAATTCAGGATTGTACCCAGAAGGTTCAAGATTTGGACTTTATATGGAAAACTCAAGTGCTAGAGTTAGAGCTATGGCAGATAGATTTGTAAATGATAAAACAATTGGTGCTACAACTAGATATATAAAGTTAGCAGAAGAGTATGGTATATCTCCTGTAACACTTGCAGTTGCATATTCAAAACACTTTGATTTTGTTGCGTCTACAATTATTGGTGCAAGACAACTATCTCAACTAGATGAATCATTAGCTGCCTTAAATTTTGAACTAGATGATGAACTTATAAAAAATATTGAAGAGATTCAAAAAGATATTTTATACCCGATGGGATAA
- a CDS encoding SLAC1 anion channel family protein, producing MQKVESITSIPSNRLQFFPVMMFAIVMGFSGLSLVLKKMNEILYFPSIIALSFSFLSSVLFLVILFFYVKKFILYKEEVKKELSHPIRINFFAAISISMLLLSVLYRHSIVELSQILFIFGASIHIFLTFYTIRFWINNNLEIIHSNPAWFIPIVGNIIVPIAGKGFINDSVLYFFFSIGLFFWIILFAIILNRIMFHKQFAPKFMPTLFILIAPPAIGFLAYIKLTSSLDFFAHILYSLGLFFTILVFVMYKNYINIKFFISWWAFTFPMAAVTLSTILMYELTHEWFYGLLSYIFMSMTLLIVFLVAKETISHMLKKEICILE from the coding sequence ATGCAAAAAGTAGAGAGTATTACTTCTATTCCTTCAAATAGATTACAATTTTTTCCAGTTATGATGTTTGCGATAGTTATGGGGTTTTCAGGCCTCTCTTTAGTATTGAAAAAAATGAATGAGATTTTATATTTTCCTTCTATTATTGCTTTATCTTTTTCATTTTTATCTAGTGTCCTTTTTTTAGTGATTTTATTTTTTTATGTAAAAAAGTTTATTCTTTATAAAGAAGAAGTAAAAAAAGAGCTCTCTCATCCAATAAGAATAAACTTTTTTGCAGCAATTTCTATCTCAATGTTACTTTTATCAGTATTATATAGACATAGTATTGTTGAGTTATCTCAAATTTTATTTATTTTTGGAGCTTCAATACATATATTTTTAACTTTTTATACTATTAGATTTTGGATAAATAATAATCTTGAGATTATCCACTCAAATCCTGCTTGGTTTATACCCATTGTAGGGAATATTATTGTTCCAATAGCTGGAAAAGGATTTATAAATGATTCTGTTTTATATTTCTTTTTTTCTATTGGACTCTTTTTTTGGATTATTCTTTTTGCAATTATTTTAAATAGAATAATGTTTCATAAACAATTTGCACCTAAATTCATGCCTACACTGTTTATATTGATAGCTCCACCTGCTATTGGTTTTCTTGCATATATTAAACTTACATCATCTTTAGATTTCTTTGCACATATTTTATATAGTCTTGGTTTGTTTTTTACAATCTTAGTATTTGTTATGTATAAAAATTATATTAATATCAAGTTTTTTATCTCATGGTGGGCATTTACTTTTCCAATGGCAGCTGTAACTTTGTCAACTATATTGATGTATGAATTGACTCATGAATGGTTTTATGGTTTGCTTTCATATATTTTTATGTCTATGACTCTTTTAATAGTATTTCTAGTTGCAAAAGAAACAATATCTCATATGTTAAAAAAAGAAATTTGTATTTTAGAGTAA
- a CDS encoding malate dehydrogenase, whose product MAKKKPIIDLKSKNIMYQEKDKTIKLLSFKKSNMTIDIAIYESGKFIKNSNIVFAHLPKNIKSLIKPL is encoded by the coding sequence ATGGCTAAGAAAAAACCAATTATAGATTTAAAATCTAAAAATATTATGTACCAAGAGAAGGACAAAACAATTAAACTACTATCTTTTAAAAAATCCAATATGACTATAGATATAGCAATATATGAATCTGGTAAGTTTATAAAAAACAGTAATATTGTTTTTGCACATTTACCTAAAAATATTAAATCATTAATCAAACCATTATAA
- a CDS encoding histidine phosphatase family protein, with the protein MVLITLLRHAPLALKYQNRYIGHTDISIDKSLTDISKLDIIKNRKYDYIYSSDLLRCTETLDLIGFDYVKDARLREIRFKEEFEGKSFAEVAELDSYNMKYLSSMKSWHKYIADESLDDFENRIKDFLENLPKDGDILICSHGGTIKMLHSIFEKKSYHNSLLKVNYIEPIDFIL; encoded by the coding sequence ATGGTTTTAATAACACTACTAAGACATGCTCCTTTGGCTTTAAAGTACCAGAATAGATATATTGGTCATACAGATATCTCTATTGATAAGTCACTAACTGATATTTCTAAACTTGATATTATAAAAAATAGAAAATATGATTATATTTATTCCTCTGATTTATTAAGATGTACTGAAACTCTTGATTTAATAGGTTTTGATTATGTTAAAGATGCAAGATTAAGAGAAATAAGGTTTAAAGAAGAGTTTGAAGGTAAAAGTTTTGCAGAAGTAGCAGAATTAGACTCTTATAACATGAAATATTTATCTTCAATGAAAAGTTGGCATAAATATATAGCTGATGAAAGTTTAGATGATTTTGAAAACAGAATTAAAGACTTTTTGGAAAATTTACCTAAAGATGGTGATATCTTGATATGTTCTCATGGCGGAACTATAAAAATGCTTCATTCAATTTTTGAGAAAAAAAGTTATCATAATAGTCTATTAAAAGTAAACTATATAGAACCTATAGATTTTATATTATAA
- a CDS encoding adenosylcobinamide-GDP ribazoletransferase produces MNKFNQYILGLKFVFSYFTILPISFKEKDDLSAKNVLNSMLYFLPFMGFVLGVTVIFLYGFLENLEWFGALICAVVYMILYGFIHTEAILDVVDAIYAKHGGKDAYVVIKEPNVGAMGVLYALAFVILKLGAIVFLLLNNLFLEFISVLIISRFMLIFLIRVFEFKSTFVNLLKESLSFNGLLFSFIFTVLMIIVLSGFKSLFLLVLGFIFSFLIFKFIKKKLGFLNGDALGMTLELTEILLFIGITVLWF; encoded by the coding sequence ATGAATAAATTTAATCAATATATATTAGGTCTAAAGTTTGTATTTTCGTACTTTACAATTTTACCGATAAGTTTTAAAGAAAAAGATGATTTAAGTGCAAAAAATGTACTGAATTCAATGTTGTATTTTTTGCCTTTTATGGGTTTTGTATTAGGTGTAACTGTAATATTTTTGTATGGATTCTTAGAAAACTTAGAATGGTTTGGTGCTTTAATTTGTGCAGTTGTATATATGATACTATACGGTTTTATACACACAGAAGCGATTTTGGATGTTGTTGATGCTATTTATGCTAAACATGGTGGGAAAGATGCTTATGTAGTGATAAAAGAACCAAATGTTGGAGCAATGGGTGTTTTATATGCTTTAGCTTTTGTAATACTAAAACTTGGAGCTATTGTTTTTTTATTGTTAAATAATTTGTTTTTAGAGTTTATTTCAGTGTTAATTATTAGTCGATTTATGTTAATTTTTTTGATAAGGGTATTTGAATTTAAGTCAACATTTGTAAATTTATTAAAAGAGTCTTTATCTTTTAATGGTTTATTATTTTCATTTATTTTTACAGTTCTCATGATAATAGTTCTTAGTGGTTTTAAGTCTTTATTTTTATTAGTATTAGGATTTATTTTTTCATTTTTAATCTTTAAATTTATAAAGAAAAAGTTAGGCTTTTTAAATGGTGATGCTTTAGGTATGACTTTAGAATTAACAGAAATTTTACTTTTTATTGGTATAACTGTATTATGGTTTTAA
- a CDS encoding cobyric acid synthase, with the protein MKNISIFGTSSDAGKSTITFVIAKILQDMGVKVVPFKAQNVSNNAFVCDDYSEIAVAQYFQASVLGVETSYHLNPVLLKSGRGSSASLIVEGKVVASKDVLEYYKDLDTLKPAVDRCFDYLDEKYECVVCEGAGSPVELNLMDKDLSNIYVASKYNTKIVLVADIEKGGVFASIYGVYHLLPEQLRKNVVGVIVNKFRGDMSLFDEGIRIIEEQFKIPVLGVLPYIPFNLGFEDSQSLKNYTQDVSCAIIKVGVVFYPYMSNYNDFEPLIADENIDLEFIESNISLENFDMIILPGSKLVIKDLKWLKKNGLFDKIKNYKKPIFGICGGYEMMFENLYDGYALENEESCQEEGLGFIDDVLVFEQKKILHKGEYNIFECDITGFEIHHGKSEKYPISYESVRINGTFIHAIFDNDNLRNKIFKTLNTDYKEFDFNNFKQTTINNFISKLRDKIDMNKILEAINE; encoded by the coding sequence ATGAAAAATATATCAATATTTGGAACAAGTTCAGATGCTGGAAAATCTACTATTACTTTTGTAATAGCAAAGATACTGCAAGATATGGGTGTAAAAGTAGTTCCTTTTAAAGCTCAAAATGTATCAAACAATGCCTTTGTGTGTGATGATTATAGTGAGATTGCAGTTGCCCAGTATTTTCAAGCAAGTGTTTTAGGTGTTGAAACTTCATATCATTTAAATCCAGTTTTACTTAAATCAGGAAGAGGAAGTAGTGCTTCTTTGATAGTTGAAGGTAAAGTTGTGGCATCAAAAGATGTCCTTGAATATTACAAAGATTTAGATACCCTGAAACCAGCAGTTGATAGATGTTTTGATTATCTAGATGAAAAGTATGAGTGTGTTGTTTGTGAAGGGGCAGGAAGCCCTGTGGAACTTAATCTTATGGATAAAGATTTATCAAACATCTATGTTGCTTCAAAATATAATACAAAGATAGTTTTAGTTGCAGATATTGAAAAAGGCGGAGTCTTTGCTTCTATTTATGGAGTTTATCATTTATTACCAGAGCAATTACGAAAAAATGTAGTTGGTGTTATAGTAAATAAATTTCGTGGAGATATGAGCCTTTTTGATGAAGGTATTAGAATTATTGAAGAACAGTTTAAGATACCTGTTTTAGGCGTCTTACCTTATATCCCTTTTAATCTTGGTTTTGAAGATTCTCAAAGTTTAAAAAACTATACCCAAGATGTTAGTTGTGCAATAATAAAAGTAGGAGTTGTATTTTATCCGTATATGAGTAACTATAATGACTTTGAACCTTTAATAGCTGATGAAAATATTGATTTAGAGTTTATTGAAAGCAATATATCGTTAGAAAACTTTGATATGATTATATTACCTGGTTCAAAACTTGTAATAAAAGATCTAAAGTGGCTAAAAAAGAATGGTCTTTTTGATAAAATTAAAAACTACAAAAAGCCAATTTTTGGTATTTGTGGTGGATATGAAATGATGTTTGAAAATCTATATGATGGATATGCTTTAGAAAATGAAGAGTCATGTCAAGAAGAGGGTTTAGGCTTTATTGATGATGTTCTTGTATTTGAACAAAAAAAGATACTTCATAAAGGTGAGTATAATATTTTTGAATGTGATATAACTGGTTTTGAAATACATCATGGTAAAAGTGAAAAATATCCAATAAGTTATGAAAGTGTAAGAATAAATGGTACTTTTATACATGCAATCTTTGATAATGATAACTTACGAAATAAAATATTTAAAACTTTAAATACTGATTATAAAGAGTTTGATTTTAATAATTTTAAACAAACAACTATAAATAATTTTATCTCAAAACTAAGAGACAAAATAGATATGAATAAAATACTAGAAGCAATAAATGAATAA
- a CDS encoding bifunctional adenosylcobinamide kinase/adenosylcobinamide-phosphate guanylyltransferase — protein MKILYFGGQKSGKSTLAEAKTIELSNSKPYYIATYDGSFDDDEMKIRVLKHQNQREENFITIEEPKDFISKIEEGETYIVDCISMWILNNINSSEEELIKQIEKIENIDANVVFVLNDVNSGVIPFDKESRKFIDLTGVVGQKLASICDEVYEVKLGLTSRLK, from the coding sequence ATGAAAATCTTATATTTTGGTGGACAAAAGAGTGGCAAATCAACTCTTGCAGAAGCAAAGACAATTGAACTTTCAAATTCAAAACCATATTATATTGCAACATATGATGGAAGTTTTGATGATGATGAGATGAAAATAAGAGTTTTAAAACATCAAAATCAAAGAGAAGAGAATTTTATTACAATTGAAGAACCTAAAGATTTTATATCAAAAATAGAAGAGGGCGAAACATATATAGTGGATTGTATCTCTATGTGGATATTAAACAATATAAATAGTAGTGAAGAAGAACTAATAAAACAAATAGAAAAGATAGAAAATATTGATGCAAATGTAGTATTTGTGCTAAATGACGTAAATAGTGGAGTTATTCCTTTTGATAAAGAGAGTCGTAAATTTATTGACTTAACAGGAGTTGTTGGACAAAAGCTTGCATCTATTTGTGATGAAGTTTATGAAGTAAAATTAGGTTTAACGAGTAGGTTGAAATAA
- a CDS encoding nicotinate-nucleotide--dimethylbenzimidazole phosphoribosyltransferase: MIKNIVGNVDFIESLRGKKASFLLALSNTGTSNIRGITQAGIPGKIHLTPTLDSEFVCTGEVRSLENIAETPKGVPTPALLTRAVHLLNPYSNIELLDLGLEVKPQLEYFKIHDFGINPSKSIALDATINAMELFQKGLAFAQAYECKDDYIILGESVPSGTTTASATAQALGYDCKDLFSSSFKNVPNNIREITIKNALENIKSDDDLFQILGRVSDNMLIFNAGFILGLNNKIKLVLAGGTQMACVLLIVNTILKTMGGELNTSNLSLCTTKWVYEDENSDIKSLLEMLDFKINTYYSDFDFSTSNHPALKLYDQGEAKEGVGAGAALVYASLNGVSKDSIINQVESFLG; the protein is encoded by the coding sequence GTGATAAAAAATATAGTAGGAAATGTAGATTTTATTGAAAGTCTAAGAGGTAAAAAGGCTTCTTTTTTATTAGCTTTGAGTAATACTGGAACTTCTAATATAAGAGGAATAACACAAGCTGGAATCCCTGGAAAGATACATTTAACTCCAACTTTGGATAGTGAATTTGTATGTACAGGAGAAGTTAGAAGTTTAGAAAATATAGCCGAAACTCCAAAAGGTGTTCCTACTCCAGCACTACTTACCAGAGCTGTACATCTTTTAAATCCTTATTCAAATATAGAGCTTTTAGATTTAGGATTGGAAGTTAAACCACAACTTGAATATTTTAAAATACATGATTTTGGAATTAATCCTTCAAAAAGTATAGCTTTAGATGCAACAATAAACGCAATGGAACTTTTTCAAAAAGGTTTAGCTTTTGCACAAGCTTATGAATGTAAAGATGATTATATTATTTTAGGTGAGTCAGTTCCTAGTGGTACTACAACAGCAAGTGCAACTGCACAAGCTTTAGGCTATGACTGTAAAGATTTATTTAGTAGTTCTTTTAAAAATGTTCCAAATAATATAAGAGAAATTACTATTAAAAATGCTTTAGAAAATATAAAAAGTGATGATGATTTATTTCAGATTTTAGGACGAGTTTCTGATAATATGTTGATATTTAACGCAGGATTTATTTTAGGACTGAATAATAAAATAAAATTAGTCCTAGCAGGAGGAACACAAATGGCTTGTGTTTTACTTATTGTTAATACGATTTTAAAAACAATGGGTGGAGAACTTAATACTTCAAATCTATCTTTATGTACTACAAAATGGGTATATGAAGATGAAAATAGTGATATAAAATCACTTTTAGAGATGTTGGATTTTAAGATAAATACATATTATTCTGATTTTGATTTCTCAACATCAAATCATCCCGCTTTAAAACTATATGACCAAGGTGAAGCAAAAGAGGGTGTTGGTGCAGGAGCAGCTTTAGTTTATGCTTCTTTAAATGGAGTTTCAAAAGATAGTATAATAAATCAAGTAGAAAGCTTTTTAGGATAA
- a CDS encoding phosphotransferase has product MGIITKLNLDQLNELVLSLNIKFVSFIETKNGITDTTYIASDENHKRYVLKIYESSSKKDVQHEIDILNALKDLIVPKVISKNIEFYNSKPYVLYSCIEGKIPKYINLKRIEQITYFLSFLHKVDYKSENKNIYTKDFLDSMLKKVLDDENINKDVKNDFLSKYKKIENIDLSNNAFIHGDLFYDNAKFIDEKLCGVYDFSQSCYGNRYFDLAVMVLSWCFDGYNFNKEFFAKILEIYNKELNSNISEEFLKNYLLCGCLYYSLQRCTRENKLKDYNEFLKRFEIIEKTIKENK; this is encoded by the coding sequence TTGGGAATAATTACAAAATTAAATCTTGACCAATTAAATGAGTTGGTTTTATCTTTAAACATAAAATTTGTCTCATTTATAGAAACAAAAAATGGAATAACAGATACAACATATATTGCAAGTGATGAAAATCATAAACGATATGTATTAAAAATATATGAATCTTCATCAAAAAAAGATGTGCAACATGAAATAGATATTTTAAATGCTTTAAAAGATTTAATTGTTCCAAAAGTAATATCTAAAAATATAGAATTCTATAATTCAAAACCATATGTTTTATACTCATGTATTGAAGGAAAGATACCTAAATATATTAATTTAAAACGAATAGAACAGATAACATATTTTTTAAGCTTTTTACACAAAGTTGATTATAAATCAGAAAATAAAAATATTTATACTAAAGATTTTTTAGACTCAATGTTAAAGAAAGTTTTAGATGATGAAAATATAAATAAAGATGTAAAAAATGATTTTTTATCGAAGTATAAAAAAATAGAAAATATTGATTTATCAAATAATGCATTTATTCATGGAGATTTATTTTATGATAATGCAAAGTTTATTGATGAGAAACTTTGTGGGGTATATGATTTTTCTCAATCATGTTATGGAAATAGATATTTTGATTTAGCAGTAATGGTTTTAAGTTGGTGTTTTGATGGATATAATTTCAATAAAGAGTTTTTTGCAAAGATTTTAGAAATTTATAATAAAGAATTAAATAGTAATATCTCTGAAGAGTTTTTAAAGAATTACTTATTGTGTGGATGTTTATATTATTCATTGCAAAGATGTACAAGAGAAAATAAACTCAAAGACTATAATGAGTTTTTAAAACGATTTGAAATAATAGAAAAGACAATTAAGGAAAATAAGTGA
- a CDS encoding precorrin-3B C(17)-methyltransferase, with amino-acid sequence MNKLYIVSCGTGGTNYITPEAREALKECEVVISYSKYARELSSLIDGKEIHTSGMTHEVQRCTSAVEFASQGKTTCIISNGDSNVYGIASVIVEIIDEKDLWDKVNLVSLPGITALLAAAAKVGAPLSQDFATISLSERQNSFELIDKRVKAALEADFILGIYNPKSKKRIIGYENFLEALRPYENRIAVIASHMGREDKENITITTAKKLVEKGLDNPLVTMSTLIIIGNTQTRLTKNGQILTPRGCAN; translated from the coding sequence ATGAATAAACTGTATATTGTATCATGTGGTACAGGTGGTACAAATTATATAACACCAGAAGCAAGAGAAGCACTAAAAGAGTGTGAAGTAGTGATTTCATATAGTAAGTATGCAAGAGAACTATCTTCTCTTATAGATGGAAAAGAAATACATACTTCAGGGATGACCCATGAAGTACAAAGATGTACTAGCGCAGTTGAGTTCGCTTCACAAGGAAAAACTACTTGTATTATTTCTAATGGTGACTCAAATGTATATGGAATAGCATCCGTAATAGTTGAAATAATTGATGAAAAAGATTTATGGGATAAAGTTAATCTTGTTTCACTTCCAGGAATTACGGCCCTACTTGCAGCAGCTGCAAAAGTTGGAGCTCCATTATCACAAGACTTTGCAACGATATCCTTATCAGAACGTCAAAATAGTTTTGAACTAATAGATAAAAGAGTTAAAGCAGCTTTAGAGGCAGATTTCATACTTGGAATATATAACCCAAAATCTAAAAAAAGAATAATAGGATATGAAAACTTTTTAGAAGCCTTAAGACCTTATGAAAATAGAATTGCAGTAATTGCCTCACACATGGGAAGAGAAGATAAAGAAAATATCACTATAACAACTGCTAAAAAGCTTGTAGAAAAAGGTTTAGATAATCCACTAGTAACAATGTCAACACTTATAATCATAGGAAATACTCAAACACGTCTTACAAAAAATGGACAAATACTAACTCCAAGAGGATGTGCTAATTAG